The genomic region TGCTCACCGCCGTCCGCAGCGCCGCAGCCGGCGACGCCATGCTGTCCCCGAAGATCACGCGCCGACTGCTCGCCCGGTTCGCCGCCCCCGACCCTGGCACCGGCCGCAAGGCCAACGCCGCCCGCCAGCTTCAGGTGCTGACGAACAAGGAACGCGAAGTGCTCGTCGCGATCGCCCGCGGCATGGCCAACACCGACATCGCCACCCACCTCCACCTGAGCGAGGCCACCGTGAAGACCCACGTCAGCCGGATCCTCAGCAAACTCACCCTGACCAACCGCGTGCAGGCCGCCATCCTCGCCCACCACGCCGGCCTGGCCGATGACGGCCTCGCCTGAGCGAGCAGGCTGTAGCCGAACTTGGGGTTGCTGCGCCAGTTCCCCTGCCCGTTCGGACCTTCGGGCCTCACGGGTAGAGCCGATCAAGCCGATCAGATCAGCCAGCTCGGCCTGGCTCAGATGGTGTGTGAGTGCGATCGACTCCCCCTGCCACACACCGAAACGGTGCGACAACCTCAGCAACAGCGCCGCGAGCCGACCTTCGCGTCCAGCTGCGCGCGCTCGACCCCGCGTTGCTCGGCCACCCGCAAAGTCGTCGCAGCGGTCATCGCGACCGCGGTCACTTCCCTCCGGCTGGTGCTGAAGCTGAGAAACGCATCGACCAATTGACCCGGTCCCAGCACGGCGAGCTGGCGGCACCGGCGGGCACGGTCCGCGCGGCCGATCTTCACCATGCCGGCACCGAGCACGTGGACCCGATCGCCCAGGTCGCCTTCGGAGCAGACCTGTTGTCCCGGCTCGAAGGTCTCCACACGCCTCTCCCGCAGCACCGCCTGCTCACCCGGAGACCGCGCCTGGGTGTCCTTGCCGTCACTGTGCATCCTGTCCCTGGCGCGCCAGGGCCACCGCAGTCGCGCTCCCCTGCCGCGTCCCGTGCGGCCGCCAGGGGTTTCAGAACCTTCACCGAAACCGTGGCATCTCCTGGAGAGGAGATCCTGCTGCGCGCGTCAACCGGTTGACTCACCGGATGCGCGATGAGGTTGTCCGAGTGCGTGTCCGTGACAGCGACCCCAGACACACGGCAAGGTAACGCGGTCAGTCCACTGTGGACGGGCGTCCAGGTCCGCCATCGACGCCGACACCCGCCGACGCGTTCCAACTGCTCGGTGCGGATCCACCGACGACCAACATGGTGTGTGCGGGCCGGATACCGGCTACGGCGAGGCGGCGCACCTGCACGACCACAGCGACCACGTGATCGCCGCCCGGCTGGCCGTCGAGGCCGTGCGCAGGCTGACCGCGCCCACGCACCTGGTGACCTACCGCGGCTACAACACCCAGTGCAGCCCGGTGAACCTGGACATCGCGCAGCACAAGCACAACGCGAGCAGTTCCTGGAGTACGCCCAGCACGACCAGCAGATCACCGACGCGGCCAGGTACCGCGTCTGGCCGCAACGCCTGTACCACCGGCACTGGGGTGGGGTGAAATTGGCCGGGATCGGCACCGGCGGCGGCCCCAGGCCTTCGCCGTGCAGAACGGCAGGCTGCGCACCTGGTGGCAGGACGGCGAATCCTGGCGGGGACCGGCGGGCCTGGGTGACCCCCGGCCCGCTCGCGCCCGGGGTGTAGGTGTGCCGCGACGCCGACGGCAGGCCGCAGGTGTTCGCGCTGCGCCTGGACATTCGACCGGAACGTCACCCTGGCCCAGTCCCGCGATGGCTGGACCGACCTCGGCGGCGCACCGGGCCAGCCGGTCGCGGTCCGGGCCGTGGACGGGCGGCTGCTGGCGTTCGCGCGGAACGACGACGGCGGGGTCAGCACCACCGCGCAAACCGTGCCCGGCGGCGATTTCGACCGCTGGCAGGACCTCGGCGGCGGCCCCGGCGTGCAGGACGGCGTGTCCGCCAGCACTGATCCGGAGGGCCGCGTCGAGGTCTTCGCCTTCGCGGTGGAAGCCGGGTTTGGGGTGCTCAAGCGCTGGCGCCGAACGGAACCCGGCGCCGCCCTCCGGCTGGATCCGGATTTCACTGCCCTGGAACCTGCGGGCCCACCCACCGCCACCGGCGGCCACGTCGTCTACCGCCTGGCCGACGGCAACGCGAGCAAGATCGGCCACACCTGGCGGACCCGTTCCGGCGCCTGGGTTTCGGAGGTGGTCGAGGGCCACGGCGGCGTCGGTCCGATCGCCGCGGCCGGGAACGTCCTGTACGCCACCAACCGCGGCGGCGTGTCCGCCGCTCGCCTGGGCGAGTGGGCCTGGACCGACCTCGGCGGCCTGGTCGTGCACCGGCCCGCAGTGGTGGTCGACCCGAGCGGCCGCACCCACGCCCTGGCGCTCTCCGCAGACGGGGAACTGACGCACTGGTACCCACTCGGTGGTCCCGGACGCCGCCGCCCCGGCCGAAGAAGTGGTCGAACCCTTTGACGCGCGACATCTTCAGGTACCCTGCTGACCCGATGGCGCCTCGCCAACTACAGCACGTAGGCCAGTCCACGCCGACCCCGCATCGGACCGTTTCGCAGCCCTTGTGCTATTGCCGCAGCTGAGCCGCTACTCTTTGCGACGCGACAAACTTCGATCGAGTGCATATCGCGCGGGAGTCATTCCAACGAGTTAATTCCGTCCTCTTTGTCGCGCTGATCCTTGGTAACTTTCCTCCGCACCGGACCGGCCACGCCTCCATCCAGTGGTCGACCTTTGGATGCAAGTCCGTGAAACCAGTCTGAAAGGGAATCATCGTGCGGAAGATCCGCAGCGCCGGTATCACCCTCATGGCGGCGGCGGCCGCTCTGGCCTCTGCCGGCACGGCGACGGCCGCCACCCCTGGCCTCGACGACACCGGCAGCCTGCTCAACAACGTGAGCGTGCTGCCCGTCCAGCTGTGCAACAGCCACATCGACGTCATCGGCCTCACCGTCCCCATCGGGACCGAGTACCAGACCGACGAGTGCATCAACGCTCCGGTCGGCAACGACGAGCAGGTCCTGAGCAGCCTCGACACCACCGTTGTCCAGGACCCCGAGAAGCTCGCGGACCAGCTGGGCAAGTGACCGCGTGACGGGAATCGCCGAGCCTGATGGCGGCATTCCCGCATGAGGTGGTTGTGCGACTCACCGAATTGCTCGGGCACCAGCACATGGTGCCCGAGCAATTCGTCGTGTCTGGACCGGGCGGAAATGGCGGCCCAGGTGGCTCCAACTGTCCGAGCACCTGGCCGAGGATGAACTCCGCCGTGTCCTCCGCAGGCTCGACGAACTGCCCGCTGGGCACGATCGCAGAGCTGTACTCGGCGCGGCAGCACGGCGAGCTCGACCGCATCAGCCCGGCCACCGCGCCGAACATCGTGGCCAGCGTGACGGCTGGGGACGTGAGCCAGGTGCTGGGCCTCAAGGGCCCGATGTCGGTGATCACCTCCGGCACGAAATCCGCGGCGCTGGTCGAGGGCTGCACCCGCAATCTGCTCGAACAGGGACCGCGCGGACGTGGTGCTGGTGGTCACTGCGGACGAGGGCGGCGCGGGCGCACGCGCCCAGGTGCTCGGGGCGGTGCCGCCGTGCACATCCTGATCGCCGGTGGCGGCGTCGGTGACCTGTGCCTGGCCCAGGGCCAGCGCCGGGCCGGGATCAGCTGCACGGTGTGCGAACGGCACCAGGGCATCGCGTGGATCGGCTACCTGCTGCACATGAACGCCGACGGCAGCCGGGGCGGCTTCGGCAGGGCTTGGACTTCGTCGAGCACCAGCACGGCGTTGCTCAGCCGGTGCAGCTTGCGCATCCGAGAGGGTTTGCGGGCGAACAGGGAGTCGAACAACTGCACGGTGGTGGTCACCACGAACGGGGCGTCCCAGTTCTCCGCAACCAGCTTGGCCCACCGCTCGCCCGCATCGGCCTGTTCGGCCGTCAGTTCCTTGCCGTTCTTCTCGAAGGACACCGAGGAGTGGTGCTCCAGCACGACCGGGTCGTCCTCGTCGTCGAGCAGGGATCGGTAGACCGCCGCGTTCTGCTCGGTGACCGTCATGAAGGGCACCGCGACGATCACCCGGGACTTGCCGTGCCGGGCCGCATGGTGCAGGGCGAAGGCCCCGCCGGCGAGGGTCTTGCCCGAACCGGTGGGAGCAGCCATCCGGTAGACACCCGGTTTCCCTTGTGCTGCCGTGACTGCGGCGTCGTAGCGCTCGGCGCGCACCCCTGCCACCGGCGAGGCGGCCTGGCCCGCGATCATCGCCGCGCGGTTGCGCTCGAAGCGCTCCAGCAGCACCTTCCAGTCCGCTGACGAAGCGATCTGCGGGCCGCCCAGACCGCGCCGGTGTCGAGATGATCGGCATCGAATAGCGCGGAGAACACCATCCGGAAGCCCATCTCCAGCAACAGCTCCGCACCAGGGGCCAACCACGGCTAGGGGATCAGGAACGGGCCGCTGAGGACCTTGGCTGCTTCGGGCACCTCGGCGAGGAACCGCCGTGTGGTCGGGTTCATCCGGCTGCTCGGCCCGCTCAACCTTGTCCTGGATAGTGGTGCGGTCGCGGAGGCCACCGTGGTGCCCCAGCACCGCCGTCGCACACACGTCCGCGGTCTGGGCCAGCAGCCGGGCACCGAGTTCCTTATGGTCGATGCCCACCGGCCTGGACGTGCCGGCCACCAAAGCCAGCTTGGCCTGCCACGTCCGCCCAGCCTTGCCCGCGTCATGGAACAGCCCCAGCGCGTAGGCCAGGTCGCCGGCGGGAACGCAAATGCGCGCGGATCGCCCGCGAGGAGTACGCCTTGTCACCGCGCACCCGCTCCGGCCGGGTGCGCGGCCGGCCGCCGGCTGGAGACCGGATGCGCAGGTGCCTCATCAGGTGCGGGAACAGCGGCGCGTCACCAGCCTGCCCGGCACTGACCAAGACAACCAGCCCCCGGCCGTTGCCATCGACAAGGTGGTGGATCTCGCCCGCGCGCACCTCGTCGCGGGTTGCGACCGCCGCCGGATGGCGCCGGCGACCACCCTGGAGGACGTCCTGGACGTGTTCACTAAGTACCACGTCGAGGTCGAGCTGCGCTGAGCCGGATCACTGGCCGCCCGGGGTGATCAGGCCGGTTTCGTAGGCCAGGACCACCAACTGGGCGCGGTCCCTGGCGTGCAGTGTGGTCAGCAGCCGGCTGACGTGGGTGCGGGGGGTGGCTGGGCTGATGTGCAGCAGGGCGGCGATCTCGTCGTTGGAGCAGCCCGCGCCCACGGTGGCCGGCACGTCGCGTTCCCGCTCAAGTCAGCTATGTGGATATGGAGGTCACCACCGGAAGCCGCTGAACAGGCACCAGGTGGCGAACCCGGTGGCCACGGCGGCGCCTGCGCGGCAGCACCCCGCAGGCGCCGCCGCGCTCAGCCCTCCAACCGCAGCCCACCGGCGCCGAACTCGGCCGCCAGCAACCGGTCGAAGATCGGGAACCCGGAGTAGTCGTTGGCCACGTGCGCGGTCACCAGGTGGCTGCCGTCCACGGTCCCCATGGCCAGGGTCATCGTCCCCGTGCTCGCCCCGCTGGACCCCCGCAGCACCACCCCGTTGGCCAGGCGCAGCTCGTACACGCCCAGCCCGTACCGGGTGTCGGCCAGCCAGTGCGCACCCGTCGTCGGCACCGTCGTCCACATGTCCGCGTGCTGCGCCGCAGGCAGCAGGTCCCCGGTGATCATGGCACGCAGGAACGAGGTCACATCGTCCAAAGTGGACACGACATCGCCCGCGCCGAAGGCCCAGGAGTTGCTGCACTCGGTGGTGTCCAGGGGCGGCAGGGCGGGGTCCTCCATCTTGGTCTGCCAGTTGTCCGGGGTGACCTCCTCCGGCTGCACGCCCTCGCGCAGGAAGACCTTGGAGAACAGGCGGGGGTGGCGGCCCCGGTAGCCGGTTTCGCAGCGGTCCCTGGCGAAGGTGCCTGCCAAGCCCAGAGGCCGGACCACTGCTCTGTCCACTTCGGACTCGAAGGTGTTACCGGTGACCTGTTCGACGATGGCGGCGGCGAAGTTGAAGCCGCCGTTGGAGTAGAAGAAGCGTTCGCCTGGCCGGCCGACCGGGGGTTCGGACAGGGCGACGCGCAGCACGTCCTGGCGTTCCCAGGCGTCGAAGCGGTGCTTCAGGAAACCGCTGCGGATGTTGACCCGGCGCTGGAACTTCTTGGCCATGCCGGTGGCGAACAGGCCGCTGGTGTTGGCCAGCAGCTGGCGGATGGTGATCTTGGTGGCGTCGTAGGGGCTGTCGTCCATCGAACCGGGCAGCCAGTGCTCGACGGTGTCCTCCAGGGTCAGCCTGCCCTCGGCGGCCAGGGTGAGCACGGTGGCGGCGGTGAAGCCCTTGGCGATGCTGCCCACGTTGAGCTGTTCGCCGGGCACCCGGCGGGCCCCGGTGAGCGGGTCGGCCAAGCCCGCCGAACCGAACCACACGCCGTCGCCGTCCTGGATGCGCACCGCGAGGCTGGGCGCGCCGGCCTCGGTCACCGCCCAGTCCAGGATCTCGCGCACCTTCGGGCGGCCGGAGCTGTGGAAGTCGTTCATGTCACTGCCTTTCGAGCTCGGGTGTCCGGCACACCGTGCTCCGCGGCGATGACAGCGGGCTTATACCGCGCTGACAGGGTCGGCCAGGCGTGTCAGCGCGGACTCCGCGCTCAGCTCCGCGCCGAGCTGAAAGGCCTGGTGGTAGGCGGTTTCGCCGAGTCCGGCGGTGAGCTGGGCGATGAGCGAGCGGAGCTCGGGGTCGCCGTGGTCGAAGCTGCCGCGCAGGGCCTGGCTCAGGCCCAGGGCGGTGGCCGCGCCGGGGTGGTCGCCCTCCTGGTGCCGCAGCCGGGCCAGCAACTGGGCGGCGGTGGCGGGTTCGCCGTTGGCCACGGCGGCGGCCAGCGCGGCCGGGAGCAGGGCGCGGGCGGGGCCGCCCTCGCTCAGCCGGAGCGCGAGCCGGGCGGGCGCCAGCAACCGGTCGGCTTCCGGGAGGCACAGCTGCTCGGCCAGGCCGGCCAGCCGGGCCAGCGCCTGGCGGGAGCGGTCGAACTCCCCCGCGCGGCGGTGCAGTTCGGCGCGGCCGCGCCAGAGTTCCAGCGCGGTGTGCCGCAGGCCGCGGATCTCGGTCAGCTCTTCGGCGGTGTCCAGTTCGCGGGCCGCGCCGGGCAGGTCGCCCGCGCGCAGGCGCAGGGTGGCCAGCAGCACCAGGAAAGGCACGTCGTGCTGGGACTCCGCGCCTGCGGCCAGTTCGATCGCCCGGGCCGCGTCCGCGATCGCGGTGGGGTGATCACCGCGCAGGCTGTGCGCCTGTGCGCCCAGGGCCAGGGCAACCGCGGTCCACAGCCGGTCGCCGGTGGCGGCGAAGCGCTCCGCCGCGTCCGGTTCGGCGGCCAGCAGGGCCAGCACGGCGGCGGCCCAGGGGTCTGGTTGCGCGCGGCGGTGCAGGGTTTCGGCCAGGTCGGTCAGGCCGAGGCGGTGCGCGATGGGCTGGGTGACGGTGAACAGCAGCGGGTAGCGCTCGTGCGCACCGGTGCGCAGGCAGTCCTCGATCAGGGCCCGCACCAGGGCCGGGTCGGTGCTGGGGCTGTGCGCGCCGATCAGCGCGTCCAGCGCGGCCAGGGCGGCGCGGGTCTCGGCGGGCAGGGCCGCGCCCAGGGTGAGCGCCTCGGCGAGGAAGGACTCGGTGCGGGCGTCGTAGCGGAAGGCGTACCAGTACCAGTGCAGCAGCCCGAACAGCTGGGCCACGGCGGGGGCGTCCCGGCTGTTCAGGGCCGAGCGCAGGGCGAAGACCAGGTTGCCGTACTCAGCGGTGACCAGCGGCAGCGAACCAGCCTGCGCCGCGGTGCGGACCAGGGGTTCGTGCTCGGCGGCCAGTGCGGCGTAGTGGGCGGTGAACCGGGCCCGGATCCGCGCCCGCTCCGCCTCGGTGAGCTCCTCGGCGGCGAAGGCGCGGATGCTCTCCAGCATGCGGTAGCCCGAACCGGTGCGCTCCACCAGCGAGCGGTCCACCAGCGCGTCCAGCAGGTAGGCCGACGCGCCCTCGGCGCAGACCGCCTCCACCGCCTCCGCCCCGGCCGCGGCGGGGAAGAAGGACAGCCGCCGGGCCAGCGCCCGTTCCGCCTCGGTGAGCAGTTCCCAGCTCCACTCGATCACCGCGCGCAGTGTGCGCTGGCGGGGCAGCGCCGCCCGGTTCCCGGTGGTCAGCAGGCGGAAGCGGTCATCCAGCCTGCGTGCGATCTGGCCGATGTCCATCGAGCGCAACCGGGCCGCGGCCAGCTCCAGCGCCAGCGGCAGCCCGTCCAGCTGCCGCACCACCTGCAGCACATCGTCCACAGTGGACTCATCGAGTGCGAAGCCCGGCCGGACCGCGGCCGCGCGGTCCAGGAACAGCCGCACCGCGGGCGATTCGGCCGAGCCCTCCGGAGGCAGGGCCAGCGGCCCGAGGCGGCACAGCGCTTCGCCGATGATCTCCAGCGGTTCCCGGCTGGTGGCCAGCACGGTCAGCCGGGGCCGGGCCTCCAGCAGCGCGCGGACCACCTCGGCGGCCCCGGCGGCCAGGTGTTCACAGTTGTCCAGCACCAGCACGGCGTCCCCGGTGCCGAGCAGTGCGGCCACCCG from Crossiella sp. CA-258035 harbors:
- a CDS encoding BTAD domain-containing putative transcriptional regulator, with translation MLRVEVLGPVRAFGADGVPVELAGARLRALLARLALSAGRVVPAEVLLADIWGADGVPNTLHALVHRLRRALPAGAVESLPAGYRLALPAHIVDAHRFEQLAAQGRRELKDPARAAGTLAEALELWQGTAFADVDAVFAEAAGARLAELRAGAAEDRFEAELRLGRSGELLADLEAACAARPLRERLIGLRMRALAAAGRQSEALAVYEQARGRLAEDLGVDPSAELRGVQLAVLRGELDRTGPAPGRLPARLTSFVGREGELALLAGLLDSARLVTVTGPGGVGKTSLAVAAAARHRAHRDGRLWLVPLAAVEHPAGIATAILGALSAGDRSGGSGDPLARVAALLGTGDAVLVLDNCEHLAAGAAEVVRALLEARPRLTVLATSREPLEIIGEALCRLGPLALPPEGSAESPAVRLFLDRAAAVRPGFALDESTVDDVLQVVRQLDGLPLALELAAARLRSMDIGQIARRLDDRFRLLTTGNRAALPRQRTLRAVIEWSWELLTEAERALARRLSFFPAAAGAEAVEAVCAEGASAYLLDALVDRSLVERTGSGYRMLESIRAFAAEELTEAERARIRARFTAHYAALAAEHEPLVRTAAQAGSLPLVTAEYGNLVFALRSALNSRDAPAVAQLFGLLHWYWYAFRYDARTESFLAEALTLGAALPAETRAALAALDALIGAHSPSTDPALVRALIEDCLRTGAHERYPLLFTVTQPIAHRLGLTDLAETLHRRAQPDPWAAAVLALLAAEPDAAERFAATGDRLWTAVALALGAQAHSLRGDHPTAIADAARAIELAAGAESQHDVPFLVLLATLRLRAGDLPGAARELDTAEELTEIRGLRHTALELWRGRAELHRRAGEFDRSRQALARLAGLAEQLCLPEADRLLAPARLALRLSEGGPARALLPAALAAAVANGEPATAAQLLARLRHQEGDHPGAATALGLSQALRGSFDHGDPELRSLIAQLTAGLGETAYHQAFQLGAELSAESALTRLADPVSAV
- a CDS encoding serine hydrolase domain-containing protein, producing the protein MNDFHSSGRPKVREILDWAVTEAGAPSLAVRIQDGDGVWFGSAGLADPLTGARRVPGEQLNVGSIAKGFTAATVLTLAAEGRLTLEDTVEHWLPGSMDDSPYDATKITIRQLLANTSGLFATGMAKKFQRRVNIRSGFLKHRFDAWERQDVLRVALSEPPVGRPGERFFYSNGGFNFAAAIVEQVTGNTFESEVDRAVVRPLGLAGTFARDRCETGYRGRHPRLFSKVFLREGVQPEEVTPDNWQTKMEDPALPPLDTTECSNSWAFGAGDVVSTLDDVTSFLRAMITGDLLPAAQHADMWTTVPTTGAHWLADTRYGLGVYELRLANGVVLRGSSGASTGTMTLAMGTVDGSHLVTAHVANDYSGFPIFDRLLAAEFGAGGLRLEG
- a CDS encoding cyclic nucleotide-binding domain-containing protein, translating into METFEPGQQVCSEGDLGDRVHVLGAGMVKIGRADRARRCRQLAVLGPGQLVDAFLSFSTSRREVTAVAMTAATTLRVAEQRGVERAQLDAKVGSRRCC
- a CDS encoding DEAD/DEAH box helicase; translated protein: MLLERFERNRAAMIAGQAASPVAGVRAERYDAAVTAAQGKPGVYRMAAPTGSGKTLAGGAFALHHAARHGKSRVIVAVPFMTVTEQNAAVYRSLLDDEDDPVVLEHHSSVSFEKNGKELTAEQADAGERWAKLVAENWDAPFVVTTTVQLFDSLFARKPSRMRKLHRLSNAVLVLDEVQALPKPPRLPSAFMCSR
- a CDS encoding response regulator transcription factor, producing MIRVLIADDEWMVRAMVRTILDVADDITVIGEAADGAEAVSLARSTRPDVVLMDIRMPRADGLAATRQLQQLPAPPKVVVLTTFDLDEYVQTALGSGAVGFLLKDATATDMLTAVRSAAAGDAMLSPKITRRLLARFAAPDPGTGRKANAARQLQVLTNKEREVLVAIARGMANTDIATHLHLSEATVKTHVSRILSKLTLTNRVQAAILAHHAGLADDGLA